In the genome of Halapricum salinum, one region contains:
- a CDS encoding V-type ATP synthase subunit D, whose translation MAKDVKPTRKNLMAIEDRIELSERGHDTLEKKRDGLIMEFMDILDQAQDVRSDLEDTYEQAQHRINMARAMDGDVAVRGAAAALKNHPEITTQSKNIMGVVVPQIESTSVHKNLDQRGYGVLGTSARIDEAADAYEELLEQIILAAEVETAMKELLEEIETTKRRVNALEFTLLPELHTNKEYIEQKLEEQEREEIFRMKKIKDKKEEEERAEREAAEAEPVTADD comes from the coding sequence ATGGCCAAGGACGTCAAACCCACCCGGAAGAACCTCATGGCGATCGAGGACCGGATCGAGCTCTCCGAGCGTGGGCACGACACCCTCGAGAAGAAACGCGACGGACTCATCATGGAGTTCATGGACATCCTGGACCAAGCCCAGGACGTCCGGTCGGATCTGGAGGACACCTACGAGCAGGCCCAGCATCGCATCAACATGGCCCGGGCGATGGACGGCGACGTCGCCGTGCGTGGCGCGGCCGCCGCGCTGAAGAACCACCCCGAGATCACCACCCAGTCGAAAAACATCATGGGCGTGGTCGTCCCGCAGATCGAGTCCACGAGCGTCCACAAGAACCTCGACCAGCGTGGCTACGGCGTGCTCGGGACCTCCGCGCGGATCGACGAGGCCGCCGACGCCTACGAGGAGCTGCTCGAACAGATAATCCTCGCGGCGGAGGTCGAGACCGCGATGAAGGAACTGCTCGAAGAGATCGAGACGACCAAGCGTCGCGTCAACGCTCTGGAGTTCACACTGCTGCCGGAGCTCCACACCAACAAGGAGTACATCGAGCAGAAACTCGAAGAGCAGGAACGCGAGGAGATCTTCCGCATGAAGAAGATCAAAGACAAGAAAGAGGAAGAAGAGCGCGCCGAGCGAGAAGCCGCCGAAGCCGAGCCGGTCACGGCCGACGATTGA
- a CDS encoding DUF6276 family protein yields MDCPECSHAVLRFAVPDDLTEYLPGDEPGVGICTHCLALSPVTDPPAETPDFQRISDALPSNPDAAVPMVLALGLLDRFALYRSEIGALFEHVERAGADPMLVVDRLASDETVDSHVDLAGRRRQLEQLL; encoded by the coding sequence ATGGACTGCCCCGAGTGTAGTCACGCCGTACTTCGATTCGCAGTGCCGGACGATCTCACCGAGTATCTTCCTGGTGACGAGCCGGGTGTCGGAATCTGCACGCACTGTCTCGCGCTGTCTCCAGTGACGGACCCGCCCGCAGAGACGCCCGACTTCCAGCGGATCAGTGACGCACTCCCCTCCAATCCCGACGCAGCAGTGCCGATGGTGCTGGCGCTGGGGTTGCTAGATCGATTCGCCCTCTACCGCTCGGAGATCGGAGCGCTGTTCGAACACGTCGAGCGAGCGGGAGCCGACCCGATGCTCGTCGTCGATCGACTGGCCAGCGACGAGACTGTCGACAGCCACGTCGACCTGGCAGGTCGTCGCCGTCAGCTCGAACAGTTGCTCTAG
- the prf1 gene encoding peptide chain release factor aRF-1 codes for MSEQDAEQSDRQKYEFQKVIEELQDYRGSGTQLVTIYIPEDKQISDVVAHVTQEHSEASNIKSKETRTNVQDALKSIKDRLRYFDVYPPDNGVVLFSGAVDAGGGQTDMITRVLESPPDPIESFRYHCDAEFLTEPLEDMLLDKGLFGLIVLDRREANVGWLKGKRVEPVKSASSLVPGKQRKGGQSAQRFARLRLEAIDNFYQEVAGMANDLFVEQRHDLDGILVGGPSPTKDEFLDGDYLHHELQDMVLGKFDVSYTDESGLYDLVDAASEVLAEHEILQDKEVMEEFFKQLHDGDKATYGFDQTRQNLNMGAVEELLLSEDLRKDAVTYECPNGHTDYELINRNADTEAHDCSTCGETVSAESAEREDAIEHLMELAEQRGTETVFISTDFEKGEQLLTAFGGVAGILRYSTGV; via the coding sequence ATGAGTGAGCAGGACGCCGAGCAATCTGATCGGCAAAAATACGAGTTCCAGAAGGTGATCGAGGAACTCCAGGACTACCGCGGCTCTGGAACCCAACTGGTCACCATCTACATCCCCGAGGACAAACAGATCAGCGACGTCGTCGCCCACGTCACCCAGGAGCACAGCGAGGCGTCGAACATCAAGTCCAAGGAGACCCGCACGAACGTTCAGGACGCCCTGAAGTCGATCAAGGACCGACTCCGGTACTTCGACGTCTATCCGCCAGATAACGGGGTCGTCCTCTTTTCGGGCGCTGTCGACGCCGGCGGCGGCCAGACGGACATGATCACGCGCGTCCTCGAAAGCCCGCCCGACCCCATCGAATCGTTCCGCTATCACTGCGACGCGGAGTTCCTGACCGAGCCCCTCGAGGACATGCTGCTGGACAAGGGCCTCTTTGGGCTCATCGTGCTGGACCGCCGGGAGGCAAACGTCGGCTGGCTCAAGGGCAAGCGCGTCGAGCCCGTCAAGTCCGCCTCCTCGCTGGTCCCGGGCAAACAGCGCAAAGGGGGTCAGTCCGCCCAGCGATTCGCCCGGCTCCGACTGGAAGCGATCGACAACTTCTATCAGGAGGTCGCGGGGATGGCCAACGATCTGTTCGTCGAGCAGCGCCACGATCTCGATGGAATCCTCGTCGGTGGTCCCTCGCCCACGAAAGACGAGTTCCTCGACGGCGACTATCTCCATCACGAACTGCAAGACATGGTGCTGGGGAAGTTCGACGTCTCTTATACCGACGAGTCCGGCCTGTACGATCTGGTCGATGCCGCAAGCGAGGTCCTGGCCGAACACGAGATCCTCCAGGACAAGGAGGTCATGGAGGAGTTCTTCAAGCAACTACACGACGGCGACAAGGCGACCTACGGGTTCGACCAGACGCGCCAGAACCTCAACATGGGTGCGGTCGAAGAACTCCTTCTCAGCGAAGACTTGCGGAAGGATGCCGTCACTTACGAGTGTCCCAACGGCCACACCGACTACGAACTGATAAACCGGAACGCAGACACCGAGGCCCACGATTGTTCGACCTGCGGCGAGACCGTCTCGGCCGAATCGGCCGAACGCGAGGACGCGATCGAGCACCTGATGGAACTGGCCGAACAGCGCGGCACGGAGACGGTGTTCATCTCGACGGACTTCGAGAAGGGCGAGCAGCTACTGACGGCGTTCGGTGGCGTCGCGGGCATTCTGCGGTACTCGACTGGCGTGTAA
- a CDS encoding MinD/ParA family ATP-binding protein — protein MTGHVFTIAGGKGGVGKTTTAVNVGVAMQDAGYDVVIVDADLGMANLAAMLEIDYDTSLHEVLAERAAISDTLTEGPGGVTLVPGEQSLEAFADADPAKLRKVIKTLSNAYDVVLIDTGAGLSHEATVPLGLADSVLLVTTPDSVAIGDAGKTAQLAKRVDGEVIGAILTRAEAQEEIDEVEREVAHPLLAVIPEDSEATTNEPLVLNFPDSPAAEAYRRLATALERILNGEPVDTIVEEETEWFPSGDEVDESEDDEDDSGGGVLGLFGG, from the coding sequence ATGACGGGACACGTCTTCACGATCGCAGGTGGCAAAGGCGGTGTCGGGAAGACGACGACCGCCGTCAACGTCGGTGTCGCGATGCAAGACGCCGGATACGACGTGGTCATCGTCGACGCCGACCTCGGGATGGCCAACCTCGCGGCCATGCTCGAGATCGACTACGACACCAGTCTGCACGAGGTGCTGGCCGAACGCGCGGCGATCAGCGACACCCTCACGGAGGGCCCCGGTGGCGTGACGCTCGTACCGGGCGAACAGAGCCTGGAAGCGTTCGCGGACGCGGACCCAGCCAAGCTCCGGAAGGTGATCAAGACGCTCTCGAACGCCTACGACGTCGTCCTCATCGACACCGGAGCGGGGCTGAGCCACGAAGCGACAGTGCCGCTGGGGCTGGCAGACAGCGTCCTGCTGGTCACGACGCCCGACAGCGTCGCGATCGGTGACGCCGGCAAGACCGCCCAGCTGGCAAAGCGCGTCGACGGCGAGGTTATCGGTGCGATCCTCACCCGGGCAGAGGCACAGGAAGAGATCGACGAGGTCGAGCGAGAGGTCGCCCACCCGCTGCTCGCGGTCATCCCGGAAGATAGCGAGGCGACGACGAACGAGCCGCTCGTGTTGAACTTCCCTGACAGTCCCGCTGCGGAAGCCTACCGCCGGCTCGCGACCGCGCTCGAACGGATTCTCAACGGCGAGCCAGTCGACACGATCGTCGAGGAAGAAACCGAGTGGTTCCCCTCCGGGGACGAGGTCGACGAGAGTGAGGACGACGAAGACGACAGTGGCGGCGGCGTCCTCGGACTGTTCGGCGGGTAA
- a CDS encoding DNA double-strand break repair nuclease NurA — protein sequence MTLDPVHVDGIARLAGRLSDGVSDTDHRDLAETVWQEFLDPLVVDGRAVLEPLDEQRRRVIDVEDAALTESAFETQHGLDSGTINPTTFKNGLVLDVAQAAMSSVPSDLDLHRGRTVVVSAHTNDATIDVDEDDWQGYDEGYTKQRIIQVPRVDRYAQTVVHALALYLAESHHAKLQADLVDDLLILDGPIYPTGLLKWADRHPELADLLHDHERPRSVIQNYVDLVERFVAKDVPLVGFVKNSASNAITRVARSKTNAPWANDSAFFGQILERRDDDGERITDTLTCTNWFRSRLGTDRVLSPQGDGLELAFELDPEAYEVTFFVVYDPRLDLTYRIEAPYAVTKDETVRENLTRHVLGEIAAERGPPLPVAKADELARIDREGKEMLRQTIEHRFESERQRSYDDERWGVTFEDAI from the coding sequence ATGACACTCGACCCGGTGCACGTCGACGGGATCGCGAGACTCGCCGGCCGCCTCAGCGACGGCGTCAGCGACACCGACCACCGGGACCTCGCCGAAACGGTCTGGCAGGAGTTCCTCGACCCGCTCGTCGTCGACGGCAGAGCCGTCCTCGAACCCCTCGACGAGCAGCGCCGCCGCGTGATCGACGTCGAGGACGCCGCACTCACCGAGTCTGCATTCGAGACACAGCACGGGCTGGACTCGGGGACGATCAACCCGACGACGTTCAAGAACGGCCTCGTGCTGGACGTCGCCCAGGCCGCGATGAGTTCGGTCCCCTCCGATCTGGATCTCCACCGCGGCCGGACGGTCGTCGTCAGTGCCCACACCAACGACGCGACCATCGACGTCGACGAGGACGACTGGCAGGGCTACGACGAAGGCTACACGAAACAGCGCATCATCCAGGTCCCGCGAGTCGATCGCTACGCACAGACTGTCGTGCACGCGCTCGCGCTCTACCTCGCCGAGAGCCACCACGCCAAACTGCAGGCCGACCTCGTCGATGACCTCCTGATTCTCGACGGACCGATCTATCCCACGGGCCTGCTGAAGTGGGCCGACCGCCACCCGGAACTGGCGGACTTGCTGCACGATCACGAGCGCCCTCGGAGTGTCATCCAGAACTACGTGGACCTCGTCGAGCGCTTCGTCGCCAAGGACGTTCCCCTGGTGGGATTCGTCAAAAACAGCGCGAGCAACGCTATCACTCGCGTCGCGCGCTCGAAGACCAACGCTCCCTGGGCCAACGATTCGGCCTTCTTCGGGCAGATCCTCGAACGACGCGACGACGACGGCGAGCGCATCACCGACACACTGACCTGCACGAACTGGTTTCGCTCGCGATTGGGCACCGATCGGGTGCTCTCGCCGCAGGGCGACGGCCTGGAGCTGGCGTTCGAACTCGATCCCGAGGCCTACGAAGTGACGTTTTTCGTCGTCTACGACCCGCGGCTCGATCTGACCTACCGGATCGAAGCCCCCTACGCCGTCACGAAAGACGAGACCGTCCGTGAAAACCTCACCCGCCACGTGCTCGGGGAAATCGCCGCCGAGCGCGGCCCGCCCCTGCCTGTGGCGAAGGCGGACGAACTCGCCCGGATCGATCGCGAGGGAAAGGAGATGCTCCGGCAGACGATCGAACACCGCTTCGAGAGCGAACGCCAGCGCAGCTACGACGACGAACGGTGGGGCGTCACCTTCGAAGACGCGATCTAG
- a CDS encoding DUF7522 family protein — MANILSDTLAEELVAISRTGIGDSLRSVIYFNRSNFEQLYLRDDLERDADLDTFVGHEWRGFRDTNNAYQTSETELGPYRFTIRAFENGYLLRVGTERVGVLLTTDDVTMQDFEEVAEAVVRILNEHVESREHQ; from the coding sequence ATGGCGAACATCCTGTCTGATACGCTCGCCGAGGAACTCGTCGCGATCTCTCGGACGGGCATCGGCGACAGCCTGCGCTCGGTGATCTACTTCAATCGCTCGAACTTCGAACAGCTCTATCTCCGGGACGATCTGGAACGCGACGCCGACCTCGACACCTTCGTCGGCCACGAGTGGCGGGGCTTTCGCGACACGAACAACGCCTATCAGACCTCCGAGACGGAACTCGGGCCCTACCGTTTCACGATTCGTGCCTTCGAGAACGGCTACCTTCTCCGCGTGGGGACCGAGCGCGTCGGCGTCCTTCTTACCACGGACGACGTGACCATGCAGGACTTCGAGGAGGTCGCCGAGGCCGTCGTGCGCATCCTCAACGAACACGTCGAGTCCCGGGAACACCAGTAG
- the gpmI gene encoding 2,3-bisphosphoglycerate-independent phosphoglycerate mutase: protein MDIGLVILDGWGLNDDETVRDAVRAADTPNFDTYWNAGAHNRLDVSGRRVGLPEGQFGNSEVGHLNIGAGRVVKQDTTRITDDIEDGTFFENDELVAAMDYADEHDGQVHLMGLVSDGGVHSRQTHLHALIEMAADRGVEAVTHAFMDGRDTSPKGGAGYLVELQDVIDEQGTGDVATVTGRYYAMDRDQNWERTKRAYDAIVSREGDHHAETAVEAANESYERETTDEFIEPTTIEGGETLDDGDAVIFFNFRSDRARQLTRMLNNVRSDDWEYELSPPETHYVCMTQYDKTFDLPVAYPPNQPENTLGEVVSAAGLTQLRLAESEKYPHVTYFLNGGREVEFEGEHREIVESPDVPTYDLQPEMSAEEVTDTAIEYIETEDPNVLVLNYANPDMVGHTGDFDAAVAAVETVDAELGKLAEAIMAAGGHLLITADHGNADDMGTEDDPYTAHTLNPVPIIYLDDEGADGGRTVRSGGTLADIAPTMLELLRIDKPSEMTGESLLE, encoded by the coding sequence ATGGACATCGGACTCGTGATTCTGGACGGCTGGGGACTCAACGACGACGAAACCGTACGCGACGCCGTCCGCGCGGCGGACACACCGAACTTCGACACGTACTGGAACGCTGGTGCGCACAACCGCCTCGACGTCTCGGGCCGGCGGGTCGGTCTCCCCGAGGGCCAGTTCGGCAACAGCGAGGTGGGCCACCTCAACATCGGGGCGGGCCGCGTGGTCAAACAGGATACGACGCGGATCACCGACGACATCGAAGACGGCACCTTCTTCGAGAACGACGAACTCGTCGCCGCGATGGACTACGCCGACGAGCACGACGGCCAGGTCCACCTGATGGGGCTCGTCTCCGACGGCGGCGTCCACTCCCGACAGACTCACCTCCACGCGCTGATCGAGATGGCCGCCGACCGCGGCGTCGAGGCCGTCACCCACGCCTTCATGGACGGCCGTGACACCTCCCCGAAAGGCGGGGCGGGCTACCTCGTCGAGTTGCAGGACGTGATCGACGAGCAGGGGACTGGCGACGTGGCGACCGTCACGGGTCGGTACTACGCGATGGACCGTGACCAGAACTGGGAGCGCACCAAGCGTGCCTACGACGCGATCGTCTCCCGGGAGGGTGACCACCACGCCGAGACGGCCGTCGAAGCAGCCAACGAGTCCTACGAGCGCGAGACGACCGACGAATTCATCGAGCCGACGACGATCGAAGGCGGGGAGACGCTGGACGACGGCGACGCGGTGATCTTCTTCAACTTCCGCTCGGACCGCGCCCGGCAGCTGACACGGATGCTCAACAACGTCCGATCCGACGATTGGGAGTACGAGCTGTCGCCGCCGGAGACCCACTACGTCTGCATGACCCAGTACGACAAGACCTTCGACCTCCCGGTGGCCTACCCGCCGAACCAGCCCGAGAACACGCTGGGTGAGGTCGTCTCGGCGGCCGGACTGACCCAGCTCCGCCTCGCCGAATCCGAGAAGTACCCCCACGTCACGTACTTCCTGAACGGCGGCCGCGAGGTCGAGTTCGAGGGCGAACACCGCGAGATCGTCGAGAGCCCGGACGTGCCGACCTACGACCTCCAGCCCGAGATGTCCGCCGAAGAGGTCACCGACACCGCCATCGAGTACATCGAGACGGAGGATCCGAACGTGCTCGTGCTCAACTACGCGAACCCAGACATGGTGGGCCACACCGGCGACTTCGACGCTGCGGTCGCCGCCGTCGAAACCGTCGACGCCGAACTCGGCAAGCTCGCGGAGGCGATCATGGCCGCCGGCGGCCACCTCCTGATCACGGCCGACCACGGCAACGCCGACGACATGGGCACCGAAGACGATCCCTACACGGCTCACACGCTCAATCCGGTCCCGATCATCTACCTCGACGACGAGGGGGCCGACGGCGGGCGCACAGTCAGAAGTGGCGGGACGTTGGCGGACATCGCGCCGACGATGCTCGAACTCCTGAGGATCGACAAACCGAGCGAGATGACCGGCGAGAGTCTGCTAGAATAG
- a CDS encoding zinc ribbon domain-containing protein — MECPRCETDIGHDVNYCRSCGLPIGTLRDVVRDWNCPRCEVELDGQPPACPECGLKIEKLRERVLPPHPESSTTAGRQGETGQTQHESSQQPSEPATQQPTVGAPASGSAGDTSKRATEQPQGGQPTQQSGTRDPQSGTPETRPGTSGRRAAWTQRNRQAQQSLAAARTSLERVPVVPAVLAGVAAYALNFALFFVLLIVEFPDRGESAYYGVTEFAGWFLYNAHQVEIAETTSSTRGMTSQTSNYLVEAYSSTSTTVPDFLYYLVPMVVLYLAGLAVVRRARPTPERWQDGAAVGVPLAGGYAAATLLGALSVFSVDVTNNYGGGSLSIQPELLPALLLMGIAYPVIIGGIAGAIGSREPLF, encoded by the coding sequence ATGGAGTGTCCTCGATGTGAGACCGACATCGGGCACGACGTGAACTACTGTCGATCCTGTGGCCTCCCGATCGGGACGCTCAGGGACGTGGTTCGGGACTGGAACTGTCCGCGCTGTGAGGTCGAACTCGACGGACAGCCCCCGGCCTGTCCCGAGTGCGGACTCAAGATCGAAAAACTCCGTGAGCGGGTCCTGCCACCGCACCCGGAGTCGTCGACGACGGCCGGCCGCCAGGGGGAAACTGGGCAGACACAGCACGAGTCAAGCCAACAGCCGTCGGAGCCGGCTACCCAGCAACCGACGGTCGGTGCGCCGGCGTCGGGGTCCGCTGGAGACACCTCCAAGCGGGCGACCGAACAGCCTCAGGGCGGGCAACCGACCCAGCAGTCCGGGACACGCGATCCTCAATCCGGCACACCTGAGACTCGGCCGGGTACTTCCGGGCGACGAGCAGCCTGGACCCAGAGGAATCGGCAGGCACAGCAGTCGCTCGCGGCGGCGCGTACCTCTCTCGAACGTGTGCCAGTCGTTCCGGCAGTGCTGGCCGGCGTCGCGGCGTACGCCCTCAATTTCGCCCTGTTTTTCGTACTCTTGATCGTCGAGTTCCCCGATCGGGGTGAGAGTGCCTACTACGGCGTGACAGAGTTCGCGGGCTGGTTTCTCTACAACGCCCACCAGGTCGAGATCGCTGAGACGACCTCGAGCACGAGAGGGATGACGAGCCAGACGTCCAACTACCTCGTCGAGGCCTACAGTTCCACGTCGACGACCGTCCCCGACTTCCTCTATTATCTCGTCCCGATGGTCGTCCTTTATCTCGCCGGGCTGGCTGTCGTACGCCGGGCGCGGCCGACCCCCGAACGGTGGCAAGACGGGGCCGCAGTCGGCGTCCCACTGGCCGGCGGATACGCGGCCGCGACTCTGCTCGGTGCGCTGTCGGTCTTCTCCGTAGACGTGACGAACAACTACGGCGGTGGCTCGCTGTCGATCCAGCCAGAACTACTCCCGGCGCTGTTGCTCATGGGTATCGCCTATCCCGTCATCATCGGCGGTATCGCCGGTGCGATCGGTTCCCGTGAACCGCTATTCTAG
- a CDS encoding MFS transporter: MTDVQQSLAALRRRLSPGPIGGYYLYMTAGTVGMWAPIWVVYLRSGGLSYGQIMTLDAIWWIGIVAGELPTGFVGDRIGWRNSLVVGHALTIVGVLTMGLTTAFLPLAGIYLLWALGATLKSGSRDAWLYELLDRRLDSDQFVRVQGRGRALQLSASAVGAIVGGAIAAYGLAYPFFATAAVRSIGLVALLALPTIAVDADDRLTVGEMRSVLGQLAAPSLRWIVAGAALTLGLLGAMSRLTQPISLRWLAVPHLGLLYASFTGVAALASARADWIRTNVGLWGWLAIGVAGMATLSIASLALPLVAMPALFALRGVRGALDPLLKQHVNDCIGTTGRATTLSGVSMAVSAAGAPLAIGLGQVTDLVGPFDALAVAGGGFALLTFGVWIGGPSMSGRSRPIADRSTPTDGSRPK; the protein is encoded by the coding sequence ATGACTGATGTCCAGCAGTCACTCGCCGCCCTTCGTCGTCGCCTCTCGCCGGGGCCGATCGGCGGTTACTACCTCTACATGACTGCGGGCACGGTCGGCATGTGGGCACCGATCTGGGTCGTCTACCTCCGATCAGGGGGATTGAGCTACGGCCAGATCATGACGCTGGACGCGATCTGGTGGATCGGGATCGTCGCCGGCGAACTCCCCACCGGCTTCGTCGGCGACCGGATCGGCTGGCGAAACAGCCTCGTCGTCGGCCATGCTCTGACCATCGTGGGCGTGCTCACGATGGGTCTGACGACCGCCTTCCTCCCGTTGGCGGGGATCTACCTCCTGTGGGCGCTCGGGGCGACGCTGAAGTCCGGGAGTCGCGACGCCTGGCTGTACGAACTGCTCGACCGGCGGCTCGACAGCGATCAGTTCGTCCGCGTCCAGGGCCGGGGCCGAGCATTGCAGTTGAGCGCCAGCGCCGTCGGGGCGATCGTCGGCGGTGCGATCGCGGCCTACGGACTCGCCTATCCGTTCTTCGCGACGGCTGCGGTCCGCTCTATCGGCCTCGTGGCACTACTCGCGTTGCCGACGATCGCCGTCGACGCCGACGACCGACTCACCGTCGGCGAGATGCGCTCGGTCCTCGGGCAACTCGCTGCCCCCTCGCTCCGCTGGATCGTCGCGGGGGCCGCGCTCACGCTCGGCCTACTGGGCGCGATGTCGCGACTCACCCAGCCGATCAGTCTGCGCTGGCTCGCGGTCCCCCATCTGGGACTGTTGTACGCCAGCTTCACCGGCGTCGCGGCACTCGCGAGCGCGAGAGCCGACTGGATCCGAACGAACGTCGGCCTGTGGGGCTGGCTCGCGATCGGTGTCGCGGGGATGGCGACACTCTCGATAGCCAGTCTGGCCCTCCCGCTGGTCGCGATGCCGGCGCTGTTCGCGCTCCGGGGCGTTCGCGGGGCGCTCGACCCGCTCCTGAAACAGCACGTCAACGACTGCATCGGGACGACCGGCCGGGCGACCACGCTCAGCGGCGTCTCGATGGCCGTCTCGGCGGCCGGCGCACCGCTGGCGATCGGCCTCGGGCAGGTCACCGACCTCGTGGGCCCCTTCGACGCGCTGGCGGTCGCCGGCGGCGGATTCGCGCTACTGACATTTGGCGTCTGGATCGGGGGGCCGTCGATGTCGGGTCGATCGCGTCCCATCGCGGACCGCTCGACGCCGACTGACGGCAGCAGACCTAAGTGA
- a CDS encoding aldo/keto reductase encodes MQRRTLGSTGMDLTEIGLGTWNVGPVWGDVADEDVTESINTALDSGSNFVDTAEVYGEGRAERLIGETLEDREDADRIFVATKARPDEDGRHSEAGLRESVAGSKARLGVDTLDLLQLHCPETAAFYEPETFEVLEDLKDEGEIAHAGVSVEKVEEATKAIEYDVVESVQIIFNPLRQRPAERFFERAKHEDVGVIVRVPLASGLLADAIHDVENLAEDDHRRIAAEEGVDAGVGRKGGETFAGVPFESGLDAVEDMRRLVPDEATMAQFTLRWVLDFDAVTTVIPGSTSPEHVRENIAAAELAPLSHETHGAVRDIYEAHVHDFVHHRW; translated from the coding sequence ATGCAACGGCGCACACTCGGCTCGACCGGCATGGACTTGACAGAGATCGGCCTCGGGACCTGGAACGTCGGCCCGGTCTGGGGCGACGTCGCCGACGAGGATGTCACCGAATCGATCAACACCGCGCTCGATTCGGGCTCGAACTTCGTCGACACAGCCGAGGTGTATGGCGAGGGCCGTGCCGAGCGACTCATCGGCGAGACCCTCGAGGATCGCGAGGACGCGGATCGGATCTTCGTCGCGACGAAAGCCCGGCCTGACGAGGACGGCCGCCACTCCGAAGCCGGCCTGCGCGAGTCCGTCGCGGGCTCGAAAGCCCGCCTGGGTGTCGACACGCTCGATCTGCTCCAGCTACACTGTCCCGAAACGGCGGCGTTCTACGAACCCGAGACCTTCGAGGTGCTCGAAGACCTGAAAGACGAAGGCGAGATCGCCCACGCGGGCGTCAGCGTCGAGAAGGTCGAGGAAGCCACCAAGGCCATCGAGTACGACGTCGTCGAGTCCGTCCAGATCATCTTCAACCCGCTCCGCCAGCGCCCGGCCGAACGCTTCTTCGAACGCGCGAAACACGAAGATGTCGGGGTTATCGTCCGCGTCCCGCTGGCGTCGGGGCTACTCGCGGATGCCATCCACGACGTCGAGAATCTCGCTGAAGACGATCATCGCCGGATCGCCGCCGAGGAGGGCGTCGACGCCGGTGTCGGCCGCAAAGGTGGCGAAACCTTCGCCGGGGTACCGTTCGAATCCGGCCTGGACGCCGTCGAAGACATGCGCCGGCTCGTCCCCGACGAGGCGACGATGGCCCAGTTCACGCTGCGCTGGGTTCTGGACTTCGACGCCGTCACCACTGTGATCCCGGGTTCGACCTCGCCCGAGCACGTCCGCGAGAATATCGCGGCGGCCGAACTCGCTCCTCTCTCTCACGAGACGCACGGCGCGGTCCGGGATATCTACGAGGCGCACGTCCACGACTTCGTTCATCACCGCTGGTAA
- a CDS encoding ATP-grasp domain-containing protein produces the protein MLRLAVTTQAETFERMRDPLADRGIEVVAVQPEERTLSLSEPDLPDADVGFVYPSRLMEGGVIDAFLDVPWVNSREAILRSRNKADVLTRLSQAGIPVPATTFVSNPVSDEAVAAAARQFDPPVVIKPNSTTRGTGVAKVMDLDSLLGVTDYLDLVHDYKATGDRSYLLQEYLPDARDYRVMLVDGEYAGAVERRLPAEDRERGQWKHNVHRGAEATGVDLDAELRDLAERAAEVLDVDYLGVDLLVTDDRAVVNETNARPTIDSATKYEEGFWDNLAGLIREAAES, from the coding sequence ATGCTCCGGCTCGCGGTCACGACCCAGGCCGAGACCTTCGAGCGCATGCGTGACCCGCTGGCCGACCGCGGAATCGAGGTCGTCGCCGTCCAGCCCGAGGAACGTACTCTCTCGCTCTCGGAGCCCGACCTTCCCGACGCCGACGTCGGCTTCGTCTATCCCTCGCGGCTCATGGAGGGCGGCGTGATCGACGCCTTCCTCGACGTGCCGTGGGTCAACAGCCGCGAAGCGATCCTCCGGTCGCGCAACAAGGCCGACGTGCTCACGCGTCTCTCCCAGGCGGGGATTCCCGTCCCCGCGACCACGTTCGTCTCCAATCCCGTGAGTGACGAGGCCGTCGCGGCCGCTGCCCGGCAGTTCGACCCGCCAGTCGTGATCAAACCCAACTCGACGACACGTGGGACTGGCGTGGCGAAAGTCATGGATCTGGATTCGCTGCTCGGCGTCACGGATTATCTCGACCTCGTGCACGATTACAAGGCGACTGGGGATCGGTCGTATCTCTTGCAGGAGTACCTTCCGGACGCCCGCGATTACAGGGTCATGCTCGTCGACGGCGAGTACGCCGGCGCGGTCGAACGACGATTGCCCGCCGAGGATCGCGAGCGCGGCCAGTGGAAGCACAACGTCCACCGCGGTGCCGAGGCGACGGGTGTCGACCTCGACGCCGAACTCCGCGATCTCGCCGAGCGCGCGGCCGAGGTCTTAGACGTCGACTACCTCGGCGTGGACCTGCTGGTGACCGACGATCGGGCCGTCGTCAACGAGACGAACGCTCGGCCGACGATCGATTCGGCGACGAAGTACGAAGAGGGGTTCTGGGACAATCTGGCTGGACTGATTCGGGAGGCGGCGGAGTCGTAG